Proteins from a genomic interval of Acidobacteriota bacterium:
- a CDS encoding adenosylcobalamin-dependent ribonucleoside-diphosphate reductase: MSTRSVGDIQKSNGQTSVDDSITPIVPHADVRKSGAVAESNQLSQLGQKIFLDRYAMKDMSKRTLTPDDMVIVCVDAKTGQREIGVVTEMDETAAGGGGRVTVELQDGTKIECLSEHVSKPIETDPEQMMERVARGIAAVEGERADEWYQNFRWLLNGWKFVPAGRILTAAGTDQQLTFYNCYVVPSPKDSRRGIVDTLSQMMEIMSRGGGVGINVSSLRPRHSYVKGVNGRSSGSVSWGALYSFVTGLIEQGGSRRGALMLILNCWHPDVVEFITSKREMGKITNANISIGITDKFMDAVHANADWDLVFPDTSDPDYGQMWDGNIDKWLAAGKRVIVHKTVKARAIWDSIIESAWASAEPGVFFIERSNKMSNSWYYDAGYLGCTNPCGEQPLPGFGVCNLGAISLSRFVSEGDVAWDDLGKAVRYAVRFLDNVIDATPYFFDENYAQQKAERRVGLNTMGLAEMLIRLGIRYGSEESVQFIDRLYRFISGEAYHASAEIASEKGPFPMFDAEKFLESGYMQKMPDDVREEVREKGVRNVTLLTQAPNGTIGTMVGTSTGIEPFYFWNYFRKSRLGKHEERVKVLEEWQQAHPGEPLPGYFVTAMDLAPEEHVKVQAAIQRWVDSSISKTCNLPASYTPQQTREIYELLYRSGCKGGTVYRDGSRDVQVLNLKEEDKRVSEPAPDTSKGAMVALAGEQRPQAASVATPVEGESEASSSSELVQSDGGWQPKVRPRPYKRRGYTVSKATPSGTAHITMNEDEEGHPFEVFLEIGKAGSDIKAMAEAMGRLMSLILRMASPVSPLERVREIVKQISGIGGARSYGFGKRRVLSLPDAVGQALAENYLNISHGTEGDGQGAEMGVDGSVIAASSVHKASAVTSGSMDLCPTCGDSTFARVEGCQTCYACGYSEC; this comes from the coding sequence ATGTCCACCCGATCTGTCGGCGATATACAGAAGTCAAATGGGCAGACCTCAGTCGACGACTCGATTACGCCTATTGTCCCTCACGCGGATGTGCGCAAGTCCGGGGCAGTCGCCGAAAGCAACCAGCTCAGTCAACTTGGACAAAAGATTTTCCTCGATCGGTATGCGATGAAAGACATGAGCAAGAGAACGCTCACGCCAGACGATATGGTGATCGTCTGTGTCGACGCAAAGACCGGCCAGCGCGAGATCGGCGTCGTTACCGAAATGGATGAAACGGCGGCCGGCGGCGGCGGGCGGGTTACGGTCGAACTCCAGGATGGGACGAAGATTGAATGCTTATCTGAGCACGTATCGAAGCCGATCGAGACTGATCCCGAGCAAATGATGGAACGAGTCGCCCGCGGGATTGCGGCCGTGGAAGGCGAGCGGGCCGACGAGTGGTACCAGAATTTTCGATGGCTTCTGAACGGATGGAAGTTCGTGCCCGCCGGGCGAATCCTCACAGCCGCGGGCACCGATCAACAGCTGACTTTTTACAATTGCTACGTCGTACCCTCTCCGAAAGACTCGCGACGGGGCATCGTCGACACGCTTTCGCAAATGATGGAGATCATGTCCCGGGGAGGCGGTGTTGGAATCAACGTCAGCAGCTTGCGGCCTCGCCATTCCTACGTAAAAGGCGTGAATGGGCGCTCGTCGGGGTCCGTGTCGTGGGGCGCGCTGTATTCGTTTGTAACCGGCTTGATAGAGCAGGGCGGATCGCGGCGCGGCGCGTTGATGCTGATACTGAACTGCTGGCATCCCGATGTGGTCGAGTTCATCACGTCCAAACGCGAGATGGGAAAGATCACCAATGCAAACATCTCGATAGGGATCACCGACAAGTTCATGGATGCCGTCCACGCAAACGCCGATTGGGACCTGGTGTTTCCTGATACATCCGATCCCGACTATGGCCAGATGTGGGATGGCAACATCGACAAGTGGCTTGCCGCCGGTAAGCGCGTGATCGTGCACAAGACGGTTAAGGCGCGCGCCATCTGGGATTCGATCATCGAGTCGGCATGGGCTTCGGCAGAACCAGGCGTGTTCTTTATCGAACGCTCGAACAAAATGTCTAACTCGTGGTACTACGATGCGGGTTATCTTGGTTGCACCAATCCTTGCGGCGAGCAGCCTCTGCCGGGCTTTGGCGTATGCAATCTGGGCGCGATCAGCCTGTCGAGGTTTGTAAGCGAAGGCGACGTCGCGTGGGATGATTTGGGCAAGGCGGTGCGCTATGCGGTCCGTTTTCTCGACAATGTAATCGACGCAACCCCCTACTTCTTCGACGAGAATTATGCTCAACAAAAAGCGGAGCGGCGCGTGGGCTTGAACACGATGGGTCTGGCCGAGATGCTGATCCGGCTGGGCATTCGTTACGGCTCAGAAGAATCGGTGCAGTTCATAGACCGGCTGTATCGCTTTATCTCCGGGGAGGCTTATCATGCTTCGGCGGAGATAGCGTCGGAGAAGGGACCCTTCCCGATGTTTGACGCAGAGAAGTTCCTGGAGTCAGGCTATATGCAGAAGATGCCCGACGACGTTCGCGAAGAAGTACGCGAGAAGGGTGTGCGCAATGTGACGTTGTTGACTCAGGCGCCGAACGGCACAATAGGCACCATGGTCGGTACTTCGACCGGCATCGAGCCGTTCTACTTCTGGAACTACTTCCGCAAGTCGCGGCTTGGCAAGCACGAGGAGCGAGTGAAGGTCCTGGAAGAATGGCAGCAAGCTCACCCTGGAGAACCACTGCCCGGTTACTTCGTGACTGCGATGGACCTCGCCCCCGAAGAGCACGTCAAGGTGCAAGCCGCGATTCAGCGTTGGGTCGACTCGTCGATTTCGAAGACCTGCAACCTCCCGGCTTCCTACACTCCTCAGCAGACGCGCGAGATATACGAACTGCTCTACCGGTCCGGGTGCAAGGGCGGGACGGTATATCGCGACGGCTCTCGCGATGTGCAGGTGCTCAATTTGAAAGAAGAAGACAAGCGGGTGAGCGAGCCGGCGCCGGACACGTCGAAGGGCGCTATGGTTGCGCTTGCCGGCGAGCAGCGGCCTCAAGCTGCATCGGTGGCTACACCGGTTGAAGGCGAATCTGAGGCTTCTTCCTCGAGCGAGCTCGTTCAGAGCGACGGGGGCTGGCAGCCAAAAGTTCGTCCGCGCCCTTACAAGCGCCGCGGCTACACAGTCAGCAAGGCCACTCCGTCGGGCACCGCACATATCACTATGAACGAGGACGAGGAAGGTCATCCGTTCGAAGTCTTTCTCGAAATCGGCAAAGCGGGTTCGGACATCAAGGCGATGGCTGAGGCTATGGGGAGATTGATGTCGCTGATCCTGAGAATGGCATCGCCGGTTTCGCCACTCGAGCGCGTTCGCGAAATTGTGAAACAGATTTCCGGCATCGGAGGCGCGCGCTCCTACGGATTTGGCAAGCGGCGAGTGCTTTCGTTGCCTGACGCAGTAGGACAGGCGCTTGCCGAGAACTATCTGAACATAAGCCACGGAACCGAGGGCGACGGTCAGGGCGCGGAAATGGGGGTCGATGGTTCGGTCATTGCGGCATCCTCGGTTCACAAGGCTTCCGCCGTGACCTCTGGCTCTATGGACCTCTGCCCGACTTGTGGCGACTCTACATTCGCGCGAGTCGAAGGGTGCCAGACTTGCTACGCTTGTGGTTACTCCGAGTGCTGA
- a CDS encoding potassium channel family protein, which produces MKLGINRSIASVLSPLFRLPIKWYAIAYFVLIPLFAFFYWLLPGEFYHANVAREPSVLEDQRRIGKQLEQEIVQALNARHDNSTVTVGDWSINSNSFSVRSLTTTGEEVSFLLDLKLTNPHQPLKHSIALTVTMPVKGVAGSRSIGEPEMPLFKPVTVSIPDFPLRSNEQWSISFVRELFPADDAAASGTYLRISPSLHRHILSLAKGIKGDPSELSGHWPRMVYLSAVTITTLGYGDIAPLTNTARGLITAEAVAGIIVVGLFLNAVAGERAKEK; this is translated from the coding sequence ATGAAGCTTGGAATCAACCGCTCTATCGCCAGCGTGCTTAGCCCATTGTTCAGGCTGCCTATCAAGTGGTATGCGATAGCTTATTTTGTACTCATCCCCCTCTTCGCCTTCTTCTATTGGCTGCTCCCGGGTGAGTTCTATCACGCGAACGTCGCTCGCGAGCCCTCGGTGCTTGAAGATCAACGGCGCATCGGCAAGCAGTTAGAGCAGGAGATTGTACAGGCCCTCAACGCTCGTCATGATAATAGTACAGTCACCGTGGGCGATTGGAGCATAAACTCCAACTCCTTTTCAGTACGCTCACTGACGACGACCGGTGAGGAGGTGAGTTTTCTTCTAGATCTGAAACTCACAAACCCGCATCAGCCACTAAAACATTCTATCGCTCTCACAGTTACAATGCCCGTTAAAGGGGTGGCTGGAAGTAGGTCAATAGGTGAACCGGAGATGCCACTCTTCAAACCGGTGACGGTTAGCATCCCAGATTTCCCACTTCGCTCGAATGAGCAATGGAGTATTAGTTTTGTAAGAGAGTTATTTCCGGCAGATGATGCGGCCGCTTCGGGGACTTATTTGCGCATCTCACCGTCGCTACATAGACATATTCTTAGCTTGGCAAAAGGCATCAAGGGTGATCCGTCAGAACTCAGCGGCCATTGGCCGAGAATGGTGTATTTGAGCGCTGTAACAATCACGACACTTGGTTACGGTGACATTGCACCCTTAACCAATACAGCCCGCGGACTCATTACCGCAGAAGCAGTAGCCGGCATAATTGTTGTTGGCCTATTTTTGAACGCCGTGGCAGGCGAGCGGGCTAAAGAGAAATAA
- a CDS encoding GMC family oxidoreductase, with amino-acid sequence MSTAKPLTPQERRLRWLLRILALLFGLAVFAYLLPALAGPNKAAFIQLPFVTNSVVKVGVLGLLAFFASGDVRRYRLLTVLVIVGHVLSEIAVAAVLLWGDTRGSLILFLTFESSATRMPIETLLFGSMVLDGVIIILLVWFYLAADRSYYGLAYLSPTQYRALSALADVVVTGKTRVITPDEVASNVDNYLSRFKAQSKWITKLVLLGIEAYPLLSLKPPLSHLAPQDRLEFLRKRFYQDVTRRLVPEFWRQIVQGMIRMGKQLSYLGYYNDQRTFESVGYVRFTEREDTPKKLAYQEPPKRIPLYVQSPSEITTERLTADVAIIGSGAAASILAHQLTRAGRQVLMLERGDHEVPETFTEDEADMLTRLYGDGALQLSRDFRFQVLQGSCVGGSTVVNNAVCFCMPKEVLARWNDPGSLNAGLDEKRIWDSFEAVRKLIGVEFQNKNLNEGAEFFNRGVVALGLDKLPNKHSVVEANIHDCLGCGYCNIGCKYGKKLSMLDTILPMTQRDVGKEALRILAGCEAQKFSARGKQITGVTCTLKDGRRIEVRANTFVLSAGAVSSSIVLLRSGIGGSRTGKHLSFNMGSPMTAVFNREINAYRGLQISHYLKPSPSRGYVIETWFNPPVSQALTMPGWFDDHFNNMLRYNRMTCTGVLVGTESNGEVRRAGLIGREINYVPTDADLRKLLDGLVLCGQAFFKDHAECVIPNTFAYHEFRSADQLLELYDKVKDSSDITIGTGHPQGGNVLSANPDLGVVDSQFKAYGYDNLFVCDASVFPSSLGVNPQLTVMALADYAAPFVAESK; translated from the coding sequence ATGTCCACAGCGAAACCACTTACTCCTCAGGAGCGACGGCTCCGATGGCTGCTGAGGATCCTTGCTTTGCTATTCGGACTCGCCGTCTTTGCTTACCTGCTGCCCGCGCTCGCCGGCCCGAACAAAGCTGCTTTCATTCAGCTTCCGTTCGTTACCAACTCGGTTGTCAAGGTCGGCGTTCTGGGCCTGCTCGCCTTCTTTGCTTCCGGCGACGTGCGCCGGTATCGCCTGCTGACTGTCCTTGTCATAGTGGGGCACGTCCTATCCGAGATCGCGGTGGCCGCCGTGCTTTTGTGGGGCGACACCCGTGGCTCGCTCATACTCTTTCTTACGTTCGAGTCGTCGGCGACCCGGATGCCCATCGAAACGTTGCTCTTCGGATCAATGGTTCTCGACGGGGTCATAATTATTCTTCTAGTTTGGTTTTACCTGGCGGCCGACCGTTCGTACTACGGCCTGGCTTATCTGTCACCGACGCAGTATCGCGCTCTGTCGGCACTCGCGGACGTCGTGGTCACGGGGAAGACCCGAGTCATCACCCCCGATGAAGTGGCGAGCAACGTCGATAACTACCTGTCTCGCTTCAAAGCCCAGTCGAAATGGATCACCAAGCTTGTGCTGCTTGGTATTGAAGCGTATCCCTTGCTTTCGCTGAAGCCACCGTTGTCGCACCTTGCACCTCAGGACCGGCTCGAGTTCCTTAGAAAGCGGTTCTATCAAGACGTCACCCGCAGGCTGGTGCCCGAGTTCTGGCGACAAATCGTTCAGGGCATGATCCGAATGGGCAAACAGCTTTCTTATCTCGGTTACTACAACGACCAACGCACCTTCGAATCGGTAGGCTACGTCCGATTCACAGAGCGCGAGGACACGCCCAAGAAGCTGGCTTACCAAGAACCCCCGAAGCGAATACCCCTCTACGTCCAAAGCCCATCCGAGATTACTACGGAAAGGTTGACGGCCGATGTAGCAATAATAGGCTCCGGCGCGGCTGCGTCGATTCTGGCTCACCAACTGACGCGCGCCGGCAGACAGGTCTTGATGTTGGAGCGAGGAGACCACGAAGTCCCGGAGACGTTTACCGAAGATGAAGCCGATATGTTGACCAGGCTCTACGGCGACGGGGCGTTGCAACTCAGCCGCGACTTTCGGTTTCAGGTGCTGCAAGGCAGTTGCGTTGGCGGCTCGACTGTCGTCAACAACGCGGTGTGTTTTTGTATGCCGAAGGAAGTTCTCGCCAGGTGGAACGATCCCGGCTCGCTCAATGCCGGCCTGGACGAAAAGCGAATATGGGATTCGTTCGAAGCCGTCAGAAAACTGATTGGAGTGGAATTTCAGAACAAGAACCTGAACGAGGGGGCGGAATTCTTTAACAGGGGAGTTGTCGCGCTTGGGCTCGACAAGCTGCCCAATAAGCACTCGGTTGTCGAAGCCAACATTCACGATTGCCTCGGGTGCGGATACTGCAATATCGGATGCAAATACGGCAAGAAACTCTCGATGCTGGACACGATTTTGCCGATGACCCAGAGAGATGTCGGCAAAGAGGCTCTTCGAATTCTAGCTGGTTGCGAAGCGCAGAAGTTCAGCGCGCGTGGGAAACAAATCACCGGCGTCACCTGCACCCTAAAGGATGGCAGACGAATTGAAGTGCGGGCGAATACTTTCGTCCTCTCGGCAGGCGCAGTTTCATCGAGCATAGTCCTGCTCCGTTCGGGCATCGGGGGGAGCCGAACCGGAAAACATCTCTCGTTTAACATGGGGTCACCGATGACCGCGGTGTTCAACAGGGAGATCAACGCGTATCGTGGGTTGCAGATTTCTCATTACCTGAAGCCTTCTCCAAGTCGTGGCTACGTAATCGAGACGTGGTTCAATCCACCGGTTTCTCAAGCGCTCACCATGCCGGGCTGGTTTGATGATCACTTCAACAACATGCTCCGATACAACCGCATGACCTGTACTGGGGTGCTGGTCGGCACTGAATCCAACGGCGAGGTTCGCCGGGCAGGACTGATAGGCCGCGAGATCAACTACGTTCCGACTGATGCCGACTTGAGGAAGCTTCTCGACGGGCTCGTGCTTTGCGGGCAGGCCTTTTTTAAAGACCATGCCGAATGCGTCATTCCGAACACATTCGCTTATCACGAGTTTCGAAGCGCCGATCAACTCCTGGAACTGTACGATAAGGTCAAAGACTCGAGCGATATCACAATCGGTACCGGGCACCCGCAGGGCGGGAACGTGCTTAGCGCAAATCCCGACCTGGGGGTTGTCGATTCGCAGTTCAAGGCCTACGGCTATGACAATCTGTTCGTCTGTGATGCGAGCGTGTTCCCCAGCAGCCTGGGCGTCAACCCTCAGCTTACGGTGATGGCGCTGGCGGATTACGCTGCGCCTTTCGTCGCCGAGTCGAAGTAG
- a CDS encoding DUF6800 family protein encodes MRERDREIKRRRQRYQKRKRLRQQLAATTAESERQKIEGKIRKTYPSYTPVI; translated from the coding sequence ATGAGAGAACGTGACCGCGAGATAAAACGCCGCCGCCAGCGCTATCAGAAGCGCAAGAGACTTCGTCAACAGCTTGCAGCAACCACCGCAGAGTCTGAGCGACAGAAGATCGAAGGCAAGATCCGAAAGACGTATCCGTCTTACACGCCAGTGATCTGA
- a CDS encoding transposase, with protein MSEREQRALVIAARSNLAKKGDIWLVPSQTNRGHYGVDSDLQHCTCPDYVKRQLPCKHILATVIVVERERSVTATNDGQTITTIVTETVKLRYKQVWPAYNSAQTNEKARLLSLLYELCSGIDEPIQTMGRPRLSMADMIFASTYKVYSTVSSRRFITDLKDAYARHYLARLPHYNSIIGYLEKPELTSYLKRLIEESSLPLKTIETDFAVDASGFSTATYSRWFSAKYGKEMDQHDWIKVHLMCGVKTNIVTSVEITGANVHDTNMFAPLVNTTAKHFDVEEVSADKAYSSRANLTVAENKGIKPYIDFKKNTKPTGKVDIWHRMFHYYQMNQGEFYQHYHKRSNVESTFSMIKAKFGGYLRSKTFTAQANEALCKILCHNLCCLIQSAYELGTEATFWNELD; from the coding sequence ATGAGTGAAAGAGAACAGAGAGCATTAGTCATCGCAGCGAGAAGTAACCTCGCGAAGAAGGGCGACATTTGGCTCGTTCCTTCTCAGACCAATCGTGGCCACTACGGAGTTGATTCGGATTTGCAGCATTGCACCTGCCCCGATTACGTTAAGCGCCAGCTTCCCTGCAAGCATATTCTTGCAACTGTGATCGTTGTCGAGCGAGAAAGAAGTGTCACGGCAACGAATGACGGCCAAACGATTACTACAATCGTCACTGAGACAGTCAAGCTAAGATACAAACAGGTATGGCCGGCTTACAACAGCGCTCAGACGAACGAAAAGGCTAGACTCCTGTCGCTGCTCTATGAGCTTTGCTCTGGCATAGACGAACCGATTCAAACGATGGGCAGACCGCGATTGTCGATGGCCGACATGATCTTTGCTTCGACGTACAAGGTCTACTCTACGGTGTCCTCGCGGCGCTTCATAACCGATCTCAAGGACGCTTACGCGAGGCACTATCTCGCCAGGCTTCCTCACTACAACTCGATCATCGGCTATCTTGAGAAGCCGGAATTGACTTCATATCTAAAGCGGCTCATCGAAGAAAGCAGCCTTCCGCTAAAGACAATTGAAACCGACTTCGCCGTTGATGCGTCCGGCTTCTCAACAGCAACTTATTCACGCTGGTTTTCTGCGAAGTACGGAAAGGAAATGGATCAGCACGACTGGATCAAAGTTCATCTGATGTGCGGCGTGAAGACTAACATCGTAACTTCGGTTGAGATCACTGGCGCGAACGTTCACGACACGAATATGTTTGCGCCCCTCGTCAACACAACCGCTAAACATTTCGATGTTGAGGAAGTCTCAGCGGACAAAGCGTATTCAAGCAGGGCAAATCTCACGGTGGCGGAAAACAAAGGGATCAAGCCTTACATCGACTTTAAGAAAAACACGAAGCCAACGGGCAAAGTTGATATATGGCATAGAATGTTTCACTACTATCAAATGAATCAGGGCGAGTTCTATCAGCACTATCACAAACGCTCAAACGTGGAATCTACGTTCAGCATGATCAAGGCGAAGTTTGGCGGGTATCTCAGAAGCAAGACGTTCACGGCGCAGGCGAACGAAGCGCTTTGCAAAATCCTCTGTCACAATCTCTGCTGCCTCATACAGTCAGCCTATGAGCTAGGAACTGAAGCGACATTTTGGAACGAGTTGGACTGA
- a CDS encoding bifunctional serine/threonine-protein kinase/formylglycine-generating enzyme family protein — MGTSNAGSGFPLSNQITRDYRIIQLLGKGGMGEVYLAEQLRVGRRRVALKVLSRACSEDPEIIKRFENEAASAGRIHHRNVVMIYESRVTDDGQIYVVMEYVEGNSLGHEIAERGALPLAEIVEIAKQVCAGLSTAHKLGIVHRDIKPDNLMLARDEEGALFVKVLDFGIARLLEPGEGGAQTKTGVIMGTPFYMSPEQALGNTGDKIDARSDIYSLGMVVYQMLTGRVAFESDSWMRVMYKHIHEEPLAPSQLRPELASFEEVERVLLKSLEKDRENRHSSVTEFATELEKAYNRARVANPDAVTLAYGPTVLTEGLPFAPTGSPTAPSATIRDAVTPSTEAEPVAAAAVAVPKTFWTRRNTIAALVVVVLVVAGLVRFVFIPGTEPVKSETATSAPSIRPSPMPVIETFNYTVLNVSPTGQLAEPHRREARYFNEDLGSPLTIEMVEIPEGTYLIGAPAETQKDRHPNERPQHTVTLPMFYMSRTEVTQAQWLAVSKLPKVSREIDLNPSGFKGDAKLPVQNVSWWEGVEFCERLSKATGRTYRLPTEAEWEYACRAGTTTPFHFGDTITAEIVNYDANYPFGAGPKGVTRKQPVPAGNTGAPNAFGLNNMHGNMAEWCLDPWHDNYIGAPTDGISWEDGGNQSLRVFRGGSWYDGGDNCRSAFRNSYAPDVKLSFIGLRIVMVPQK, encoded by the coding sequence ATGGGCACAAGTAACGCTGGCTCCGGTTTTCCACTAAGCAATCAGATCACCCGCGACTACAGGATCATTCAGTTGCTCGGCAAAGGCGGAATGGGCGAGGTCTATTTGGCAGAGCAACTGCGCGTCGGACGCCGGCGTGTAGCTCTGAAGGTGCTCAGTCGCGCCTGTTCGGAAGATCCCGAGATTATTAAGCGGTTCGAGAATGAAGCGGCTTCTGCGGGGCGCATTCATCACCGCAACGTCGTGATGATTTACGAGAGCCGCGTGACCGATGACGGCCAGATCTATGTGGTGATGGAGTACGTAGAAGGCAACAGCCTGGGGCATGAGATCGCCGAACGTGGAGCGCTGCCCCTGGCAGAGATTGTTGAGATTGCGAAGCAGGTCTGTGCAGGGCTGAGCACCGCACATAAACTGGGAATCGTTCACCGCGACATAAAGCCAGACAACCTCATGCTAGCCCGAGATGAAGAAGGTGCGTTGTTCGTGAAAGTGCTGGACTTCGGAATAGCGAGACTCCTGGAACCGGGAGAGGGCGGTGCCCAAACGAAGACCGGCGTCATCATGGGCACTCCTTTCTATATGTCTCCGGAGCAGGCGTTGGGGAACACCGGTGATAAGATTGACGCCCGTTCCGACATTTATTCGCTCGGCATGGTGGTCTATCAGATGCTCACAGGCCGGGTGGCTTTCGAATCTGATTCGTGGATGCGCGTGATGTACAAACACATACACGAGGAGCCACTGGCCCCTAGCCAATTGAGACCGGAGCTCGCCTCGTTTGAAGAAGTTGAACGCGTATTGCTGAAATCGCTCGAGAAGGACCGCGAGAATCGACACTCATCCGTCACCGAATTCGCGACTGAGTTGGAAAAGGCCTACAATCGTGCGAGAGTCGCTAATCCGGACGCAGTGACCCTGGCTTATGGCCCGACGGTTCTCACCGAGGGCTTGCCTTTCGCTCCTACTGGGAGCCCGACTGCCCCAAGTGCGACGATTCGCGATGCAGTTACACCCTCAACCGAAGCCGAGCCGGTGGCAGCGGCTGCAGTAGCTGTTCCCAAAACCTTCTGGACACGGAGAAACACGATTGCCGCGCTTGTTGTTGTTGTGCTTGTCGTGGCGGGGCTTGTGCGATTTGTCTTCATTCCGGGAACGGAGCCGGTCAAGTCAGAGACAGCAACCTCCGCGCCTTCGATTCGGCCCAGCCCTATGCCCGTGATTGAGACATTCAATTACACCGTGCTGAACGTCAGCCCAACTGGACAGCTTGCAGAACCGCACAGGCGAGAGGCTCGATATTTTAATGAGGATCTCGGCAGTCCGTTGACGATCGAGATGGTTGAAATACCAGAAGGCACTTACCTGATCGGTGCGCCGGCAGAAACGCAAAAGGACCGCCACCCAAATGAGCGCCCACAGCATACGGTGACCCTGCCGATGTTTTATATGAGCCGGACGGAAGTAACACAAGCGCAGTGGCTAGCGGTGAGTAAACTTCCGAAGGTGAGCCGAGAGATTGATCTAAATCCGTCGGGGTTCAAGGGCGATGCGAAGCTTCCCGTGCAAAACGTGTCGTGGTGGGAAGGAGTTGAATTCTGCGAGCGGTTATCGAAGGCGACGGGGCGAACATACCGTTTGCCTACGGAGGCGGAATGGGAATACGCCTGCCGGGCCGGTACCACAACGCCTTTCCATTTTGGCGACACGATAACCGCGGAGATCGTCAACTACGATGCCAACTATCCGTTTGGCGCCGGGCCCAAAGGAGTGACCCGGAAACAACCCGTCCCAGCCGGCAACACCGGAGCGCCGAATGCATTCGGGTTGAACAACATGCATGGGAACATGGCCGAGTGGTGCCTCGACCCCTGGCACGACAATTATATCGGAGCACCGACAGACGGCATAAGTTGGGAAGACGGAGGCAATCAGAGCCTGCGGGTGTTTCGAGGCGGCTCGTGGTATGACGGCGGCGATAACTGCCGCTCTGCTTTCCGCAACAGCTACGCTCCCGATGTGAAGCTCAGCTTCATCGGCTTACGCATTGTGATGGTCCCGCAGAAGTAG
- a CDS encoding Spy/CpxP family protein refolding chaperone — MKKLQTAPFLLALALVMTSFEVSAQGQVRRNNRLPPGQRGINRPPFGIPQLGRNRPGNPNQLKKQQLQQRVMQAIGLRPEQRLRMQEIRRSHDDELIGAGRRLRQARQALDRAIMSEPFSEAEVRGATEALASAQADKIRLDASVRAQVRGVLTPDQVQRFHQLQREMRRGMKEQQRDQEKEMGPQGVNNAPEREELDLLFLFSEGKIGT, encoded by the coding sequence ATGAAGAAGCTTCAAACAGCCCCGTTCTTGCTTGCGCTTGCACTGGTGATGACCTCATTTGAAGTTTCAGCGCAGGGCCAGGTGCGCCGAAATAATCGCCTGCCTCCTGGTCAGCGCGGAATCAATCGGCCGCCTTTCGGTATTCCGCAGCTAGGCCGCAATCGCCCGGGCAATCCCAATCAGCTAAAGAAGCAGCAATTGCAACAGCGGGTAATGCAGGCGATTGGTCTCAGGCCCGAACAGCGACTGCGAATGCAGGAGATCCGTCGCAGCCATGACGACGAACTCATCGGCGCCGGCCGTCGTCTAAGGCAGGCTCGTCAGGCGCTCGACCGCGCGATCATGAGCGAGCCGTTTAGCGAAGCGGAAGTGCGCGGGGCCACAGAGGCCTTGGCGTCGGCGCAGGCGGATAAGATCAGACTGGACGCAAGTGTTCGAGCCCAGGTGCGCGGCGTTCTCACTCCCGATCAGGTTCAGCGCTTCCATCAGCTTCAACGCGAGATGCGTCGCGGGATGAAAGAACAACAAAGGGACCAGGAAAAGGAGATGGGCCCGCAGGGGGTAAACAATGCTCCGGAGCGGGAAGAACTCGACCTCTTGTTTCTGTTTTCTGAAGGAAAGATCGGAACCTGA
- a CDS encoding nuclease A inhibitor family protein produces the protein MKRLLTVSLFLLFTLPTSAKPLCTDAALNRLTRGLTFATMLEKHVRPFMLRGKAAERFMRRVRALDDRECQPSITFEQKAAYMIDASTDPDNRPQARRLKSLLDYMRANLANLQVAYFGEEPEWDVCIFGRDRCGNIVGVRVVEVT, from the coding sequence ATGAAACGACTTCTGACCGTGAGCCTGTTTTTGCTCTTCACCTTACCGACCAGCGCGAAGCCGCTTTGCACGGACGCAGCGCTTAATCGACTTACGCGCGGCCTCACGTTCGCGACGATGCTTGAAAAGCACGTGCGCCCATTTATGCTGCGCGGCAAAGCAGCGGAGAGATTCATGCGGCGCGTTCGGGCTCTTGATGACCGAGAGTGTCAGCCTTCAATAACGTTCGAGCAAAAGGCCGCGTACATGATCGACGCCTCTACGGACCCTGATAACAGACCCCAAGCGAGGCGCCTCAAGTCTCTGCTCGACTACATGCGAGCGAACCTTGCGAACCTTCAGGTTGCCTACTTCGGCGAAGAGCCAGAGTGGGACGTATGTATTTTTGGCCGCGACAGATGTGGAAACATCGTTGGCGTGCGAGTGGTCGAAGTAACGTAA